A part of Paenibacillus sp. IHBB 10380 genomic DNA contains:
- a CDS encoding patatin-like phospholipase family protein has protein sequence MLINGVFEGGGVKGISLAGAVRSAEQARMSFHRVAGTSSGAIVASLLAAGYSATEMSDIVQQMPFASFLKRSPIFNAKLVGPAVRVLIKKGLYSGDALEQWIRDILLAKGVKTFSDLPKGKLLIIASDITNGKILILPDGLSKLGIDPAKFEVAKAVRMSTSIPYFFDPVMLRLSGDASRGKSFTEQFVYIVDGALLSNFPLWLFDEPALNSLGLPIPTIGFQMVGKQEGKPHRIRGPFSMLQAMFETMLSAHDERYIEQDKIYRTVKIPTLGVSNTNFHISAEESMKLYESGLEAGNKFFGTWKP, from the coding sequence ATGCTTATTAATGGCGTATTTGAAGGTGGAGGCGTGAAAGGCATTTCTCTTGCGGGTGCCGTTAGATCAGCGGAGCAGGCAAGGATGTCTTTCCATCGCGTAGCTGGAACGTCCTCAGGCGCGATTGTAGCCTCTTTATTAGCTGCAGGGTATTCCGCAACGGAGATGAGTGATATCGTCCAGCAGATGCCATTTGCATCTTTTCTCAAAAGATCACCTATTTTTAATGCGAAGCTAGTAGGACCTGCCGTACGTGTTTTAATTAAAAAAGGGTTGTATTCAGGAGATGCGCTGGAACAATGGATTCGTGACATCTTATTGGCTAAGGGAGTTAAAACATTCTCTGATCTGCCGAAAGGGAAATTGCTTATTATTGCTTCAGACATTACGAACGGAAAAATATTAATTCTGCCCGATGGTCTCTCTAAATTAGGAATAGATCCTGCTAAGTTTGAGGTCGCTAAAGCTGTTAGGATGAGCACGAGTATCCCGTATTTTTTTGATCCTGTGATGTTAAGGTTGAGTGGGGATGCATCGAGAGGGAAATCTTTCACAGAGCAATTCGTATATATCGTGGATGGTGCGTTGCTGAGTAACTTTCCACTATGGTTGTTTGATGAACCAGCTTTAAATAGCCTGGGATTGCCTATTCCAACCATTGGTTTCCAAATGGTGGGGAAGCAAGAAGGGAAGCCGCATCGTATTCGGGGGCCCTTTAGTATGCTTCAGGCTATGTTTGAGACGATGCTGTCTGCTCATGATGAAAGATACATCGAGCAAGATAAAATCTATCGTACGGTTAAGATTCCTACACTAGGGGTTAGTAACACAAATTTTCATATTTCGGCAGAAGAAAGTATGAAGTTATATGAATCAGGACTTGAAGCAGGAAATAAGTTTTTTGGTACATGGAAGCCCTGA
- a CDS encoding M24 family metallopeptidase, producing the protein MENLRVQKLRQAMQDNNVEAMFIKSPINRRYLTGFTGSAGYVLITHHEAYLLTDFRYMTQAPEQAEGYTVVEHGPKVMESIKELLSANKIDQLGFEQDDVSYSEYTSFSAQLQPEVTLVPVSGLVEQLRMFKDAEELQIMQRAADLADATFSHILNVVKPGMTERQVDLEMEFYMRSHGATASSFDTIVASGERSSMPHGVASERVIEGNEFITFDFGALLDGYCSDLTRTIALGSPNPQLKEIYDIVLEAQLHTLAHIKSGMTGREADALARDIITKYGYGEQFGHSTGHGLGMEVHESPRLSKLSDDILQPGMVVTVEPGIYLPGIGGVRIEDDIVITETGIVILTKSSKEYTVLKG; encoded by the coding sequence ATGGAGAACTTACGAGTACAGAAGTTACGTCAAGCGATGCAGGACAACAATGTAGAAGCTATGTTTATTAAAAGTCCAATTAATCGTCGTTATTTAACGGGATTTACTGGATCAGCAGGGTATGTGCTTATTACACATCATGAAGCATACCTGCTTACCGATTTTCGTTATATGACTCAAGCTCCAGAACAAGCTGAAGGTTATACCGTCGTTGAACACGGACCTAAGGTGATGGAATCCATTAAGGAACTTCTGTCCGCCAATAAAATTGATCAGCTTGGATTTGAGCAGGATGATGTATCTTATAGTGAATATACTTCATTCTCAGCACAACTTCAGCCCGAAGTTACATTGGTACCTGTAAGTGGTCTAGTCGAACAACTTCGGATGTTCAAAGATGCTGAGGAGCTACAGATTATGCAGCGTGCTGCCGATCTAGCGGATGCTACATTCAGTCATATCCTAAATGTGGTGAAGCCGGGCATGACAGAACGCCAAGTGGATCTGGAAATGGAATTTTATATGCGTAGCCATGGAGCTACGGCATCTTCTTTTGATACCATTGTAGCTTCAGGTGAACGTTCTTCCATGCCACATGGCGTCGCAAGTGAACGTGTTATTGAAGGCAACGAATTCATTACGTTTGATTTTGGGGCACTTTTGGACGGTTATTGTTCAGATCTTACGCGTACGATTGCCTTAGGAAGTCCTAATCCACAATTGAAAGAAATTTATGATATTGTATTGGAAGCTCAGCTTCATACTTTGGCGCACATTAAGTCAGGTATGACGGGGCGTGAAGCAGATGCTTTGGCCCGCGATATTATTACGAAGTATGGATATGGCGAGCAATTTGGACATAGCACAGGGCATGGCCTGGGAATGGAAGTACATGAATCACCTAGATTATCCAAATTGAGCGATGATATTTTGCAGCCGGGTATGGTAGTGACAGTTGAGCCTGGAATTTACTTGCCAGGAATCGGTGGAGTTCGAATTGAGGATGATATCGTAATCACAGAGACGGGTATCGTCATCTTAACCAAATCCAGCAAAGAGTACACGGTATTAAAAGGTTAA
- the splB gene encoding spore photoproduct lyase, whose amino-acid sequence MTTETRIRPLKQLKATKPFLPDLVYFEPGALDYPKGVSIMAWVKERDIPYRMTSSHNRITNLPGETDQEKYKNAKRTLVVGVRKTLKFDQSKPSAEYAIPISTGCMGHCHYCYLQTTLGAKPYIRIYVNTGDVVQAAKQYIDERAPEITRFEAACTSDPVGLEHITGSLAELITFMAKEELGRLRFVTKFHHVDPLLYLEHNGHTRIRFSINSDYVIRQFEPATSHFAERIEAAGKIAHAGYPLGFIIAPIIWYEGWQEGYADLLQRLADTLPKDATDELTFELIQHRFTKTAKTLIEQRYPKSKLEMDIAKRTMKWGRWGQYKYVYPAEQQTALREFITERIFEHFPEAKIDYFT is encoded by the coding sequence ATGACTACTGAAACACGAATACGACCACTGAAACAACTCAAAGCAACCAAGCCATTCCTCCCAGACCTCGTATATTTTGAGCCAGGTGCACTTGATTATCCTAAAGGGGTATCCATTATGGCGTGGGTAAAGGAAAGAGATATTCCTTATCGTATGACCTCTTCCCATAATCGTATTACTAATTTACCGGGTGAAACCGATCAAGAAAAGTACAAAAATGCTAAAAGAACCCTCGTTGTAGGTGTGCGTAAAACACTCAAATTTGATCAATCAAAACCCTCAGCCGAATATGCCATTCCTATCTCTACAGGTTGCATGGGACACTGCCATTATTGCTACTTACAGACTACACTGGGTGCTAAGCCTTACATTCGTATATATGTTAATACAGGTGACGTTGTACAAGCCGCTAAACAATATATTGATGAAAGAGCACCTGAGATTACTCGCTTTGAAGCAGCCTGTACCTCAGACCCTGTTGGACTTGAACACATTACAGGATCATTAGCTGAACTTATTACTTTTATGGCAAAAGAAGAATTGGGGCGTCTGCGCTTCGTCACTAAATTTCATCATGTTGATCCCCTCCTGTATCTTGAACACAATGGTCATACAAGGATTCGTTTCAGCATTAACTCTGATTATGTGATTCGCCAATTCGAACCTGCCACTTCACATTTCGCTGAAAGAATTGAAGCTGCTGGAAAAATAGCACATGCAGGCTATCCTCTTGGTTTCATTATTGCACCTATTATCTGGTATGAGGGCTGGCAAGAAGGATATGCAGATCTATTGCAACGCCTCGCTGATACTTTACCTAAAGATGCAACTGATGAACTAACTTTTGAATTAATTCAACACCGTTTTACAAAAACAGCTAAAACGCTTATTGAGCAGCGCTATCCCAAATCCAAGCTGGAGATGGACATCGCTAAACGAACCATGAAATGGGGGCGCTGGGGACAATACAAATATGTATATCCCGCAGAACAACAAACCGCCCTGCGTGAATTTATCACAGAGCGGATTTTTGAACATTTTCCTGAAGCTAAAATTGATTATTTCACTTAA
- the mntR gene encoding transcriptional regulator MntR, translated as MPTPSMEDYLERIYKLIDEKGYARVSDIAEGLEVHPSSVTKMIQKLDKDEYLIYEKYRGLILTAKGKKIGKRLVDRHQLLEQFLTIIGVQEENIYADVEGIEHHLSWDSITQIEMLIEYFKRDEQRVQELRDVHNELVRDS; from the coding sequence ATGCCAACGCCTAGTATGGAGGATTATTTAGAGCGCATCTACAAATTGATCGATGAGAAAGGTTATGCACGTGTCTCTGATATTGCCGAAGGCTTAGAGGTTCATCCGTCATCCGTTACTAAAATGATCCAGAAATTGGACAAGGATGAATATCTTATTTATGAGAAATACCGTGGATTGATTCTAACTGCTAAAGGAAAAAAAATCGGCAAACGACTTGTAGATCGCCATCAACTACTGGAGCAATTTCTGACAATAATCGGTGTTCAGGAAGAAAATATTTATGCAGATGTTGAAGGTATAGAGCATCATCTGAGCTGGGATTCCATTACACAAATTGAGATGCTTATAGAATATTTCAAGAGGGATGAACAGCGTGTTCAAGAATTACGAGATGTACACAATGAACTCGTTCGTGATTCGTAA
- a CDS encoding Fur family transcriptional regulator, with product MLSTEQIIQVMSEQGLRITDQRKTLANLFGESSGFLSAKDVYDHMGKKYSGLSFDTVYRNLRVMQELGVLEQVVFEDGVKFKAHCAEHMHHHHMICLQCQKTYPIAFCPMNMTDAPDQFQVVKHKFEVFGYCKDCQEIVGEEEALPTAEMNGVR from the coding sequence ATGCTATCGACAGAACAGATCATTCAGGTGATGTCGGAACAAGGGCTTCGTATTACCGATCAACGTAAAACGCTCGCTAATTTATTTGGTGAAAGTTCCGGTTTTTTATCAGCCAAGGACGTTTATGATCATATGGGAAAAAAGTATAGCGGTCTTAGCTTTGATACGGTCTATCGAAACCTACGTGTCATGCAGGAGCTAGGTGTACTAGAACAGGTTGTGTTTGAAGATGGAGTGAAGTTTAAAGCTCATTGTGCAGAACATATGCACCATCATCATATGATTTGTCTACAGTGTCAGAAGACATATCCAATTGCATTCTGTCCTATGAATATGACGGATGCACCAGACCAGTTCCAAGTGGTTAAGCATAAATTTGAAGTGTTTGGATATTGTAAGGACTGTCAGGAGATTGTGGGAGAGGAAGAAGCACTTCCAACGGCTGAAATGAACGGAGTTCGTTAA
- a CDS encoding YqhR family membrane protein yields MKQQQQHHYRTNAFTFALELGFFAGIIWGAVHWLCYSLKFTMIIPAFLAEPFFKHAFLRTGPGHLIGWLFFILLSIIVSLIYVLIFRKRKGAWPGITYGVFWWIILFVMVGPFIDMVKPITVQTIDTIITEFCLFMLWGLFIGYTIAMEFTDERMREPKKVGN; encoded by the coding sequence ATGAAGCAACAACAACAGCATCACTATCGTACGAATGCTTTTACATTTGCACTTGAATTAGGTTTTTTTGCAGGTATCATATGGGGGGCTGTTCATTGGTTGTGTTATTCACTTAAATTCACGATGATTATACCGGCATTTCTAGCGGAACCATTCTTCAAGCATGCTTTCTTGAGAACAGGACCGGGGCATTTAATAGGTTGGTTATTCTTCATACTCCTGTCCATCATCGTGTCTCTGATTTATGTACTTATTTTTCGGAAGAGGAAAGGAGCTTGGCCTGGGATAACCTATGGGGTATTTTGGTGGATCATTCTTTTTGTCATGGTAGGTCCATTTATCGATATGGTGAAGCCAATCACTGTTCAGACAATAGATACTATTATTACTGAATTTTGTTTATTTATGTTATGGGGACTGTTCATTGGATATACCATAGCTATGGAATTCACCGATGAAAGAATGCGTGAACCTAAGAAAGTGGGCAATTGA
- the yidD gene encoding membrane protein insertion efficiency factor YidD has protein sequence MAIVRKLVKGPIVVYRKFISPLKPPTCRFYPTCSAYALEAIEVHGAVKGTWLAAKRIAKCQPFHPGGIDLVPPRKGEQNNVLSEPGELT, from the coding sequence ATGGCTATTGTGCGCAAACTGGTGAAGGGACCAATTGTGGTCTATCGTAAGTTTATATCACCCTTAAAGCCGCCTACTTGCCGATTCTATCCCACGTGCTCTGCCTATGCTTTAGAAGCCATTGAGGTCCATGGAGCAGTCAAGGGAACATGGCTTGCCGCGAAAAGGATAGCCAAATGTCAACCTTTTCATCCTGGGGGAATTGATCTAGTACCACCACGTAAGGGTGAGCAGAATAATGTATTGAGTGAACCGGGAGAGCTGACCTAA
- a CDS encoding family 10 glycosylhydrolase, which translates to MKFNRWVILALVFLVVFPITNRSSQAQSAKPISIILDGAQLASDAPPYIVPKANVTMVPLRVISEGLGASVGWSQITKTVTVDNMDASIKLTSGKTTGLVNGASVPLDASVQIRQGRVMVPLRFIGESLGLQVVWNQTAQSVTLISGALPDDGGTDNNNGGNVDTSSLRGVWISSVFNLDWPSSTSYGKIDQQKQDFSNLLDSLQAIGLNAVFVQVRPSGDALYPSSLVPWSKTLTGIQGKDPGYDPLQYMIDEAHSRGMQFHAWFNPFRANTDTSTAKLASNHVAITNPEWIVNTKSQLIINPGIPEARSHVIDVIMEVVNNYDVDGVHLDDYFYPTGVTFNDTSTYTNYNSKNIAKKEDWRRDNVNQFIQQLDQSIHAVKPSVSFGVSPFGVWRNKSSDITGSDSKAGITAYDDYYADVRAWIQNGWVDYVSPQIYWSLSNKNVQYDTLVKWWSTEVKGTDVKLYIGHAPYKLGTPEIGWQSADEIINQLKYNENDANVEGSIFFSAKNILKNPLGLIPVLSDYYK; encoded by the coding sequence ATGAAGTTTAATAGATGGGTCATTCTAGCTCTAGTATTCTTAGTAGTGTTCCCAATAACGAATCGTTCGTCGCAGGCACAGTCAGCCAAGCCCATTAGCATCATTCTAGACGGAGCTCAGCTAGCAAGCGATGCTCCACCTTATATTGTTCCCAAGGCTAATGTAACGATGGTACCGCTACGTGTCATCAGCGAAGGGCTGGGAGCATCTGTTGGTTGGTCGCAAATCACGAAGACGGTTACTGTAGACAATATGGATGCTTCTATTAAGTTAACAAGTGGGAAGACGACAGGGCTTGTGAATGGAGCGTCAGTGCCATTAGATGCTTCTGTACAGATCAGACAAGGGCGTGTCATGGTTCCTCTTCGCTTCATTGGTGAATCTCTTGGATTACAGGTAGTGTGGAATCAGACCGCGCAAAGTGTAACGTTGATCAGTGGAGCATTACCTGATGATGGTGGAACGGATAATAACAATGGCGGTAACGTAGATACTAGTTCTCTTCGGGGAGTGTGGATCTCGAGTGTATTCAACCTTGACTGGCCTTCTTCTACTTCTTATGGAAAAATAGATCAACAAAAGCAAGATTTCAGCAATTTATTAGATAGTTTACAAGCTATCGGATTAAATGCGGTCTTCGTACAGGTTCGTCCATCAGGAGATGCCTTATATCCATCTTCGTTGGTACCTTGGTCCAAGACGTTAACAGGGATACAGGGAAAAGATCCTGGTTACGACCCTCTTCAATATATGATTGATGAGGCGCATAGTAGAGGCATGCAATTCCATGCATGGTTTAATCCATTCCGGGCTAACACAGATACGTCTACAGCTAAGCTTGCTAGCAATCATGTGGCGATAACAAACCCAGAATGGATTGTGAATACAAAGAGTCAACTCATTATAAATCCAGGAATACCTGAGGCTCGCAGCCATGTTATCGATGTCATTATGGAAGTCGTGAATAATTACGATGTTGATGGCGTACATTTGGACGATTATTTCTATCCAACAGGTGTGACTTTTAATGATACTAGCACTTATACAAATTATAATTCTAAAAATATTGCCAAAAAAGAAGACTGGCGCCGGGATAACGTGAATCAATTTATTCAGCAGCTAGATCAATCCATTCATGCGGTGAAGCCTTCGGTTTCTTTCGGGGTCAGCCCATTCGGTGTATGGCGTAATAAATCATCTGACATTACGGGATCAGATAGTAAAGCGGGAATCACTGCTTATGACGATTATTATGCCGATGTTAGAGCTTGGATTCAGAACGGTTGGGTTGATTATGTATCCCCACAAATTTATTGGAGTCTTTCGAACAAAAATGTACAGTATGATACTCTAGTTAAATGGTGGTCTACTGAGGTTAAAGGCACTGATGTTAAGTTATATATTGGTCATGCACCTTATAAATTAGGGACACCTGAAATAGGCTGGCAAAGTGCTGATGAGATCATTAATCAATTGAAGTACAATGAGAATGATGCCAATGTGGAAGGTAGTATCTTTTTTAGTGCCAAGAATATTTTAAAAAATCCACTAGGACTGATTCCAGTACTGTCGGATTACTATAAGTAG
- the metG gene encoding methionine--tRNA ligase yields MTEKKTFYLTTPIYYPSDKLHIGHAYTTVAGDALVRYKKLRGYDVRYLTGTDEHGQKIERKAAEAGKTPQKFVDDIVAGIQDLWRKLDISNHDFIRTTEERHTKVVQDVFERLLKQGDIYKGEYEGWYCTPDESFFLERQLVNGNCPDCGRPVERVKEESYFFKMSKYVDRLLKYYEEHPDFIQPVSRKNEMINNFIKPGLEDLAVSRTTYDWGIKIKSDPKHVIYVWIDALLNYITALGYGSEDTTLFDKYWPADVHLMSKEIVRFHTIYWPIILMALDLPLPKKVFAHGWLLMKDGKMSKSKGNVVDPVTLIDRYGLDSLRYYLLREVPFGSDGTFTPESFVERVNSDLANDLGNLLNRTVAMVDKYVDGQVPAYQANVTAFDNSLVEAAQAAYDKVESSMENMEFSVALTAISQFVSRSNKYIDETQPWTLAKDESKVNELASVMTHLVESLRIASILLQPFLTQAPTKMWEQLGLEEGEFTSWDSGKTFGLFPEGTKLVKGSPIFPRLDPEQEIAYIAEAMTGGMKAAEALAKAEVNHDDEPIEHKEEIGIEDFTKVELRVAQVLAAEPVKKADKLLKLQLDLGFEQRQVVSGIAKFYTPEELVGRKVICVVNLKPVKLRGELSQGMILAASHGDQLTLATVPENMPNGAIVK; encoded by the coding sequence ATGACAGAGAAGAAAACGTTTTATTTAACAACCCCTATATACTACCCTAGTGACAAGCTACATATTGGTCATGCATACACAACCGTAGCTGGAGACGCTCTAGTGCGTTACAAGAAGCTTCGTGGCTACGATGTGCGTTATTTAACAGGGACAGATGAGCATGGTCAGAAGATTGAACGTAAAGCCGCTGAGGCGGGTAAAACACCACAGAAATTTGTTGACGATATTGTCGCTGGAATTCAAGATTTGTGGCGGAAGCTAGATATCTCTAATCATGATTTTATCCGCACGACAGAAGAACGTCACACGAAAGTTGTACAAGATGTATTTGAACGTCTATTGAAGCAAGGTGATATTTATAAGGGTGAATATGAAGGTTGGTATTGTACACCCGATGAATCCTTTTTCCTAGAGCGTCAGCTGGTCAATGGGAATTGTCCAGATTGTGGACGGCCCGTGGAACGAGTGAAGGAAGAAAGTTATTTCTTCAAAATGAGTAAATATGTTGATCGACTTCTCAAGTATTACGAGGAACATCCAGATTTCATTCAGCCTGTATCTCGTAAGAATGAGATGATTAATAACTTTATTAAGCCAGGACTTGAAGATTTGGCTGTGTCACGTACGACATATGATTGGGGAATTAAAATAAAGAGTGATCCGAAACATGTGATTTATGTATGGATTGATGCTTTACTCAACTATATAACAGCACTGGGCTATGGTTCTGAGGATACTACATTATTTGACAAGTATTGGCCTGCTGACGTTCATCTAATGAGTAAGGAGATCGTGCGGTTCCATACAATCTATTGGCCAATTATATTGATGGCTCTAGATTTGCCGTTGCCGAAGAAAGTATTTGCACACGGCTGGTTATTAATGAAAGATGGCAAGATGTCTAAATCCAAAGGGAACGTTGTTGACCCTGTGACATTGATTGATCGTTATGGTCTCGATTCACTACGTTACTATCTTCTTCGCGAAGTTCCTTTTGGTTCAGATGGTACATTTACACCAGAAAGTTTTGTTGAACGTGTGAATTCAGATTTAGCGAATGACCTTGGTAACTTGTTAAATCGTACCGTGGCCATGGTGGATAAATATGTTGACGGGCAAGTACCAGCCTATCAGGCGAATGTGACAGCGTTTGATAACTCTCTAGTAGAAGCGGCTCAGGCAGCATATGATAAAGTGGAATCATCCATGGAGAACATGGAGTTCTCTGTTGCTCTTACAGCCATTAGTCAGTTCGTAAGCCGAAGCAATAAATATATTGATGAGACACAACCTTGGACGCTTGCGAAAGATGAATCTAAAGTGAATGAGCTGGCTTCTGTGATGACTCATCTTGTGGAAAGCTTGAGAATTGCCTCCATCTTGCTGCAGCCTTTCTTGACTCAAGCACCGACAAAAATGTGGGAGCAGCTTGGATTAGAAGAAGGTGAGTTCACTTCGTGGGATAGTGGTAAAACGTTTGGACTATTTCCAGAAGGCACGAAACTGGTAAAAGGAAGCCCAATTTTCCCACGTCTTGATCCTGAACAGGAAATTGCTTATATAGCAGAAGCTATGACTGGTGGAATGAAGGCGGCAGAAGCTCTAGCTAAAGCGGAAGTGAATCATGATGATGAGCCGATAGAACACAAAGAAGAAATCGGCATTGAGGACTTCACTAAGGTTGAACTTCGTGTGGCTCAAGTGCTCGCTGCTGAACCCGTTAAAAAAGCAGATAAGTTATTGAAGCTTCAACTTGATCTAGGATTTGAGCAACGTCAAGTGGTATCGGGCATTGCGAAATTCTACACACCAGAAGAGTTGGTAGGTCGTAAAGTGATTTGTGTAGTGAACCTGAAGCCTGTGAAATTGCGTGGGGAGTTGTCTCAAGGTATGATTCTTGCTGCTTCGCATGGAGATCAGCTTACATTGGCAACTGTTCCTGAGAACATGCCTAATGGTGCTATTGTCAAATAA
- the aroQ gene encoding type II 3-dehydroquinate dehydratase → MRTIWVINGPNLNLLGMREPGIYGSESLQTIETNLQEQVENLEVKMTFFQSNHEGEIIDWIHDAIGKADGIVLNPGALTHYSYAVRDAISSVRIPTVEVHLSNIHSRESFRHTSVIAPVAIGQIAGFGAVSYELGLIALVRHLETERQ, encoded by the coding sequence GTGAGAACCATATGGGTGATCAACGGACCGAATCTTAATCTATTGGGCATGCGAGAACCGGGAATCTACGGATCGGAAAGTCTACAAACGATTGAGACGAACCTTCAGGAGCAAGTTGAGAATTTGGAAGTGAAGATGACATTTTTTCAATCCAATCATGAAGGTGAAATCATTGACTGGATCCACGATGCGATAGGCAAAGCAGATGGAATTGTACTGAATCCAGGTGCGTTGACTCATTACAGTTATGCTGTGCGTGATGCAATAAGTTCTGTACGTATTCCTACTGTAGAGGTACACTTATCCAATATTCATTCTAGGGAGTCTTTTAGACATACGTCTGTGATCGCTCCAGTAGCCATCGGGCAAATTGCGGGATTTGGTGCAGTGAGCTATGAGCTTGGTCTGATCGCGCTGGTACGCCACTTGGAAACTGAGAGGCAGTAG
- a CDS encoding DUF1385 domain-containing protein — MPQESKPVSYGGQAVIEGVMFGGKHINVTAVRRKNQEITFLEVPRQDKSWLQKIRKIPFIRGIVGIIDSSAKGSKHLNYSADAYADDEIEPEERAKQKKKEESGMSLTMMLGVAAVGILSFIIGKLIFTLVPVFVESFLFGKMFENYIVHNLIEGVIKLILLLVYLWAITLTPVVKRLFQYHGAEHKVISTYEAGEELTVANVQKHTRLHYRCGSSFMMLTIILGVVIYSVVPWDNMLERVLQRVILLPVVIAVSFEFLKLTNSLREVPVLRYLGYPGLWLQLLTTKEPLDAQVEVSIASFNRMLELDEQLGNAEVNEPLRNGVLDTVKG, encoded by the coding sequence TTGCCTCAAGAGTCTAAACCTGTCAGTTACGGAGGCCAAGCCGTCATTGAAGGCGTTATGTTTGGCGGGAAGCATATTAACGTAACGGCTGTACGGCGTAAAAATCAAGAGATTACATTTCTGGAGGTACCGCGTCAAGATAAATCATGGCTTCAAAAAATTCGTAAAATCCCATTCATTCGCGGCATTGTAGGTATTATAGATTCCAGTGCCAAAGGTTCTAAGCATCTAAACTATTCAGCTGACGCTTACGCCGATGACGAGATAGAACCCGAAGAGCGCGCTAAACAAAAGAAAAAAGAAGAATCTGGCATGAGCTTGACCATGATGCTAGGTGTTGCAGCCGTTGGTATTCTTTCTTTTATCATTGGTAAACTCATATTTACTTTAGTTCCCGTATTTGTTGAGAGCTTTCTGTTCGGGAAAATGTTTGAAAATTATATTGTTCATAATTTAATTGAAGGTGTTATCAAGCTTATTCTATTGCTGGTCTATCTATGGGCTATCACATTAACTCCCGTAGTTAAACGCTTGTTCCAATATCATGGAGCAGAGCATAAGGTTATCAGTACGTATGAAGCAGGCGAAGAATTAACGGTTGCCAACGTGCAGAAACATACTCGTCTTCATTATCGCTGCGGAAGTAGCTTCATGATGCTAACGATTATTCTAGGAGTTGTCATATATTCGGTCGTTCCTTGGGATAATATGCTGGAGAGAGTACTGCAGCGGGTCATCCTTCTCCCTGTTGTCATTGCCGTATCATTTGAATTCTTGAAACTTACGAATTCACTTAGAGAAGTGCCTGTCCTTCGTTATCTTGGTTATCCAGGTCTTTGGCTTCAACTTCTTACAACGAAGGAACCTTTGGATGCCCAAGTAGAAGTTTCCATCGCTTCTTTTAATCGGATGCTTGAATTGGATGAGCAGCTAGGCAACGCAGAGGTTAATGAGCCCCTCAGAAACGGAGTTTTAGACACCGTGAAAGGATGA
- a CDS encoding cytochrome c biogenesis CcdA family protein, which produces MSDINVGLAFVAGFASFISPCCLPLYPSYLSYITGMSVQQLKTEQNKKDVRFRTLTHTLAFILGFSVVFYTLGIGAGLFGQFFTDNRGLIRQLSAILIILMGLFLLGIFQPRFLMKERKMDMKFKPAGYLGSFIFGIGFSAGWSPCIGPILTAIIAMAVSEPGTWFKLITAYTVGFALPFFILAFFIGSTKWILKYSNLMMKIGGVLMLLMGILLFTDQMYKITIWLQQITPDWLIF; this is translated from the coding sequence TTGTCAGATATTAATGTAGGACTTGCCTTTGTAGCCGGATTTGCTTCATTTATTTCTCCATGCTGTTTGCCGTTATACCCATCTTATTTGTCTTACATTACGGGAATGTCGGTTCAACAGCTCAAGACTGAGCAGAATAAAAAAGACGTCCGATTTCGGACACTCACACACACATTGGCGTTTATTCTAGGATTCTCTGTTGTATTCTATACACTGGGTATAGGAGCAGGATTATTTGGTCAATTTTTTACGGATAACAGAGGTCTAATTAGGCAATTGTCAGCGATCTTAATTATATTGATGGGCTTATTTTTATTGGGTATTTTCCAGCCGCGCTTTCTGATGAAGGAACGTAAAATGGATATGAAATTTAAACCTGCTGGATATCTGGGTTCGTTTATATTCGGTATAGGCTTCTCTGCAGGGTGGTCTCCATGTATTGGACCTATCTTGACTGCTATTATCGCAATGGCTGTAAGCGAGCCAGGAACATGGTTTAAATTGATTACAGCGTATACTGTAGGCTTCGCCTTGCCTTTCTTCATTCTTGCCTTTTTCATCGGGTCCACGAAATGGATATTGAAGTATTCTAATCTTATGATGAAAATAGGCGGAGTTCTAATGTTGCTGATGGGTATATTATTGTTTACAGACCAAATGTACAAAATAACGATTTGGCTTCAGCAAATTACACCGGATTGGTTAATTTTTTAA